A single region of the Arthrobacter sp. PAMC25564 genome encodes:
- a CDS encoding FtsX-like permease family protein — protein MNAVQRFIRSRVLLLTASILIAAMCLSVLIQGQSQAALDRTVDQNSRGLYDILVQVKANDNGGLMQPDIANGQGGIGFDQLDAIRKLSGTSVAAPISLVSRVTQNLESPRLEATDYLGFNAGLAGTSGDPTATDPSKWPAAESVLSDTPKKYRLTASAVSSDGQTDQTLFKTTAEGSLGKAKLIEETVAGGKNVRIAGPAGETGIKFPAPAGGSEHTLFNLSVSLPMAPQVTESVVAVDPVAERALLGTAGDFLAPLEKAPPADARNAGAIGRHFESLFTNGIGMDQLKEGPDFLGVKLKYWAPLMSQYQQAKRSGQLTADSQAIPLIVRSGTSVDLKYSVKIEEIDASGNVTKDVGTVTRSLDKDYLPFVSKSPFALSWPGSKDLTQLLGDTGSFSQGLYNPATWSTDFAAAPKYKDGSTAGNGAVDKSATPGDWVTVNRLPDKAANGAPVDQTQRNPVDERSYRDNLETGKKLATPLAMVYGTFDAAQVQEVAGDVNRLPLGGYDPTPFTVTKDASGKDVAHTDLKPSLSATGLASQSAGAITDFYGLAAARGYEQNASVIDAVRVRAKVPGSWKQAQPDVEKLANEIRDMGLQATVVAGSAREDASIFVPGYSKDDAGKESALGTVRQSWVRQDAADAVSASLTGTNLTLLFLTLCGAALLTGASTVSYVRKRRSEAGTLRAMGWTQRRIRSWVLAEFGVGAALLAVAGTVLSLISWNPATAIVSASVLALYIGAAYFAAQQLRHREEVDQEPQHDERLIPVDSALTFANRQLSTNKFNTGSLAVAVGVFGAAVGGLIALLIDIPRAAGASALSGLAAASIALPSIILALSGVAVGLVLTMVTGRFELQAKREYLGTLRAMGWNPDMLGQVRFFENAMVGTVALPLAVLGALGIGLLLAPYAALWAGLAGLVAVLCWIPIATKVVK, from the coding sequence ATGAACGCCGTCCAGAGGTTCATCAGAAGCAGAGTGCTTCTGCTGACCGCGTCCATTTTGATCGCGGCCATGTGCCTGTCGGTCCTGATCCAGGGGCAGTCGCAGGCGGCTCTCGACCGGACCGTTGACCAGAACTCACGGGGACTCTACGACATCCTTGTCCAGGTCAAGGCAAATGACAACGGCGGGCTCATGCAGCCGGACATCGCCAACGGCCAGGGCGGCATCGGCTTCGACCAGCTCGACGCCATCCGGAAGCTGTCCGGCACCTCCGTGGCGGCGCCGATCAGCCTTGTCTCCCGCGTCACCCAGAACCTGGAATCCCCCCGGCTCGAGGCCACCGACTATCTGGGCTTCAACGCCGGCCTCGCCGGCACCTCCGGGGATCCCACCGCCACCGATCCGAGCAAGTGGCCGGCCGCCGAGTCGGTCCTGAGCGACACGCCCAAGAAGTACCGGCTCACCGCCAGCGCCGTGAGCTCGGACGGGCAGACGGACCAGACCCTGTTCAAGACCACGGCCGAAGGCTCGCTCGGCAAGGCCAAGCTCATCGAAGAGACGGTCGCCGGCGGCAAGAACGTCCGCATCGCCGGCCCGGCAGGGGAGACCGGCATCAAGTTCCCCGCCCCGGCAGGCGGCTCCGAACATACCCTCTTCAACCTCTCCGTTTCGCTGCCGATGGCGCCGCAGGTGACCGAGTCCGTCGTCGCCGTGGACCCCGTCGCCGAGCGCGCGCTGCTCGGCACCGCAGGTGACTTCCTGGCGCCCCTGGAGAAGGCGCCCCCGGCGGACGCCCGCAACGCCGGAGCCATCGGCCGGCACTTCGAAAGCCTCTTCACCAACGGCATCGGCATGGACCAGCTGAAGGAAGGCCCCGACTTCCTGGGCGTCAAGCTCAAATACTGGGCACCCCTGATGAGCCAGTACCAGCAGGCCAAGCGCAGCGGCCAGCTCACGGCCGATTCCCAGGCCATCCCGCTGATCGTCCGCTCGGGCACCTCCGTGGACCTGAAGTACTCGGTCAAGATCGAGGAAATCGACGCCTCGGGCAATGTCACCAAGGATGTCGGCACCGTGACCCGCTCGCTGGACAAGGACTACCTGCCCTTCGTCTCCAAGTCCCCGTTCGCGCTTTCCTGGCCCGGCTCCAAGGACCTGACCCAGCTGCTGGGGGACACCGGCAGCTTCAGCCAGGGCCTCTACAACCCCGCCACCTGGAGCACCGACTTCGCCGCCGCTCCCAAGTACAAGGACGGATCCACCGCCGGCAACGGCGCCGTGGACAAGTCCGCCACGCCCGGCGATTGGGTCACCGTGAACCGGCTGCCGGACAAGGCCGCCAACGGCGCTCCCGTCGACCAGACCCAGCGCAACCCCGTGGATGAGCGTTCCTACCGGGACAACCTCGAAACCGGCAAGAAGCTGGCGACCCCGCTCGCAATGGTCTACGGCACCTTCGACGCCGCGCAGGTCCAGGAAGTGGCCGGAGACGTCAACCGGCTGCCCCTCGGCGGTTATGACCCCACCCCCTTCACCGTGACCAAGGATGCCTCCGGCAAGGACGTCGCGCACACGGACCTCAAGCCGTCCCTGAGCGCCACGGGGCTGGCCAGCCAGTCGGCCGGTGCCATTACCGACTTCTACGGGCTCGCCGCCGCCCGCGGCTACGAGCAGAACGCCTCCGTGATCGACGCCGTCCGCGTCCGGGCCAAGGTCCCTGGCAGCTGGAAGCAGGCCCAGCCCGACGTCGAGAAGCTCGCCAACGAGATCCGCGACATGGGCCTGCAGGCGACCGTCGTCGCCGGCTCCGCCCGTGAGGACGCGAGCATCTTCGTCCCGGGTTACTCCAAGGACGACGCAGGCAAGGAATCCGCGCTGGGCACCGTGCGGCAGTCGTGGGTCCGCCAGGACGCCGCGGATGCCGTCTCCGCCTCGCTCACCGGGACCAACCTGACCCTGCTGTTCCTGACCCTGTGCGGCGCGGCCCTGCTGACCGGCGCCTCGACGGTAAGCTACGTCCGCAAACGGCGCAGCGAGGCCGGAACGCTGCGTGCCATGGGTTGGACCCAGCGCAGGATCCGCTCTTGGGTGCTGGCCGAATTCGGCGTCGGCGCGGCGCTGCTGGCCGTCGCCGGGACGGTGCTGAGCCTGATCAGCTGGAACCCGGCCACCGCCATCGTCTCCGCCTCCGTCCTGGCGCTGTACATCGGCGCCGCCTACTTCGCCGCCCAGCAGCTGCGCCACCGCGAGGAAGTGGACCAGGAACCGCAGCACGATGAACGCCTCATCCCGGTCGATTCCGCGCTCACCTTCGCCAACCGGCAGCTGAGCACGAACAAGTTCAACACCGGTTCCCTGGCCGTCGCCGTCGGCGTCTTCGGGGCGGCGGTGGGCGGACTGATCGCGCTGCTGATCGACATCCCCCGGGCGGCCGGCGCCAGCGCGCTCAGCGGGCTGGCCGCGGCCAGCATCGCGCTGCCGAGTATCATCCTGGCCCTGTCCGGGGTGGCCGTAGGGCTCGTGCTGACCATGGTCACCGGCCGCTTCGAGCTGCAGGCCAAGCGCGAGTACCTCGGCACGCTGAGGGCCATGGGCTGGAATCCGGACATGCTGGGCCAGGTCCGCTTCTTCGAAAACGCCATGGTGGGGACCGTCGCCCTGCCGCTGGCAGTCCTGGGCGCCCTCGGCATCGGCCTGCTCCTCGCCCCCTATGCCGCACTCTGGGCCGGCCTGGCCGGACTCGTGGCTGTACTCTGCTGGATTCCCATTGCAACGAAAGTAGTCAAATGA
- a CDS encoding ATP-binding cassette domain-containing protein, whose amino-acid sequence MTNELNLDRAAHDRMTASTRKGAHKTRANTIVKATDHATPLELSNITIHYGGGNSGAEAVNVVDDFNLTLHAGEMHCVAGRSGSGKTSILTVSAGLTLPTSGRVFWEGDSLETMGDDEIADRRRALIGYVDQGGALIDGMSALENVLLPAVPDGEVDQRRDMAKDLLDLVGLGRRMRHRPAQLSGGERQRVAIARALILGTRVLVVDEPTASLDRASANRIISILKDTTSDGIAVLVASHDHELVRQSDTLTELI is encoded by the coding sequence ATGACTAACGAGCTGAACCTTGACCGGGCGGCCCACGACCGGATGACCGCGAGCACCCGAAAGGGTGCGCACAAGACCCGTGCCAACACCATCGTGAAGGCCACGGACCATGCCACTCCGCTGGAGCTCAGCAACATCACCATCCACTATGGCGGCGGCAACAGCGGTGCCGAGGCCGTCAACGTCGTGGACGACTTCAACCTGACCCTGCACGCCGGCGAGATGCACTGCGTCGCCGGCCGCAGCGGCTCGGGCAAGACCAGCATCCTGACCGTCAGTGCGGGCCTGACCCTGCCGACGTCGGGCCGGGTGTTCTGGGAAGGCGATTCGCTCGAAACCATGGGCGACGACGAGATCGCCGACCGACGCCGTGCCCTGATCGGATACGTCGACCAGGGCGGGGCCCTGATCGACGGCATGAGCGCGCTGGAAAACGTCCTGCTGCCGGCCGTCCCCGACGGCGAGGTGGACCAGCGCCGCGACATGGCCAAGGACCTCCTGGACCTCGTGGGCCTGGGCCGGCGCATGCGCCACCGTCCCGCCCAACTCTCCGGCGGCGAACGCCAGCGCGTGGCGATCGCCCGGGCCCTGATCCTCGGCACCCGCGTGCTGGTCGTCGACGAGCCCACGGCCAGCCTGGACCGCGCCTCCGCCAACCGCATCATCAGCATCCTCAAGGACACGACGTCGGACGGGATTGCCGTCCTGGTGGCTTCACATGACCACGAACTTGTCCGCCAGAGCGATACCCTCACCGAACTGATCTAG
- the metG gene encoding methionine--tRNA ligase, which yields MSSSAKTPFYITTAITYPNGVPHIGHAYEYIATDAMARFKRLDGYDVFFLTGTDEHGMKIAQTAEKEGISPKELVNRNAEVYKAAHAALGISYDRFIRTTDADHYAASQAIWKKMEANGDIYLSKYEGWYSVRDEAYYVEDETVVKDDGVRYSRETDTEVTWTAEESYFFKLSAYQDKLLAMYEAHPDFGAPQYRFNEVISFVRGGLEDLSISRTSFDWGVPVPGNDQHVMYVWVDALTNYLTGVGYPDLESESFRKYWPADVHVIGKDISRFHAIYWPAFLMSAGLELPKRVMIHGFLQNNGVKMSKSLGNVVAPADFVAQYGLDQVRFFLLREVPFGADGNYNHEAIVGRMNSDLANNFGNLAQRSLSMVAKNCEGRVPAPGAFSAEDTALLAQANGLLDSARVAFEKQEFSRALEAIWGVLGDSNAYFADQAPWVLRKTDVGRMKTVLYVTLEVLRIVAILVQPVMPTATAAILDTLGQAEGDARQFTALGTPIAAGTPLPAPAPVFPKYEEPAEA from the coding sequence GTGTCGTCTTCAGCTAAAACCCCGTTCTACATCACCACGGCCATCACGTACCCCAACGGCGTGCCGCACATCGGCCACGCCTATGAATACATTGCCACCGATGCGATGGCCCGCTTCAAGCGGCTGGACGGCTACGACGTCTTCTTCCTGACCGGCACGGACGAGCACGGCATGAAGATTGCCCAAACGGCAGAGAAAGAGGGCATCTCGCCCAAGGAGCTGGTGAACCGCAACGCGGAGGTCTACAAGGCCGCCCACGCGGCCCTGGGGATCTCCTATGACCGGTTCATCCGCACCACGGACGCCGATCACTACGCGGCGTCACAGGCAATCTGGAAGAAGATGGAAGCCAACGGCGACATCTACCTGTCCAAGTACGAAGGCTGGTACTCCGTCCGCGACGAAGCGTATTACGTCGAGGACGAGACCGTGGTGAAGGATGACGGCGTCCGCTACTCGCGCGAAACGGACACCGAGGTGACCTGGACGGCGGAGGAGAGCTACTTCTTCAAGCTCTCCGCCTACCAGGACAAACTGCTGGCAATGTACGAGGCCCACCCTGATTTCGGCGCCCCGCAGTACCGATTCAACGAGGTCATCAGCTTCGTCCGCGGCGGCCTCGAGGACCTGTCCATCAGCCGTACGAGCTTCGACTGGGGTGTCCCGGTGCCCGGCAATGACCAGCACGTGATGTACGTCTGGGTGGATGCGCTGACCAACTACCTCACCGGAGTCGGCTACCCGGACCTTGAGTCGGAGTCCTTCAGGAAGTACTGGCCCGCCGACGTCCACGTCATCGGCAAAGACATCTCGCGGTTCCATGCCATCTACTGGCCCGCCTTCCTGATGAGCGCCGGGCTGGAACTGCCCAAGCGGGTCATGATCCACGGCTTCCTGCAGAACAACGGCGTCAAGATGTCCAAGTCACTGGGAAACGTCGTGGCGCCGGCGGACTTCGTGGCCCAATACGGCCTCGACCAGGTCCGGTTCTTCCTCCTGCGCGAGGTGCCGTTCGGCGCCGACGGCAACTACAACCACGAGGCAATCGTTGGCCGGATGAACTCGGACCTCGCCAACAACTTCGGCAACCTCGCCCAGCGGTCCCTGTCCATGGTGGCCAAGAACTGCGAAGGCCGCGTTCCCGCTCCGGGCGCCTTCAGTGCCGAGGACACCGCGCTCTTGGCCCAGGCCAACGGGCTGCTTGACAGCGCGCGTGTAGCCTTCGAGAAGCAGGAATTCAGCCGCGCCCTGGAGGCAATCTGGGGCGTCCTCGGTGACTCCAACGCCTACTTCGCCGACCAGGCCCCGTGGGTCCTGCGCAAGACCGACGTCGGGCGCATGAAGACCGTGCTCTACGTGACGCTCGAGGTGCTGCGGATTGTGGCCATCCTGGTCCAGCCGGTCATGCCGACGGCGACCGCGGCCATCCTGGACACCCTCGGCCAGGCCGAGGGCGATGCCCGGCAGTTCACGGCCCTTGGAACTCCCATCGCCGCGGGTACGCCCCTGCCGGCCCCGGCCCCGGTCTTCCCAAAGTACGAGGAGCCCGCCGAGGCATAG
- a CDS encoding class F sortase yields MASHCKTRQFHGGAPRSLILGRRDWLLLAACIVGLLVAWLVYGAIGPDDGRSLAGSAGTGIPTASAPAIPATPASGPAQSRPAQSGPASFGDALAVPPATGRPAGAPRAAPGPVASAPQRISYPAAGMDVVVHPLQPDADSQSIVPPETMDGYWLSTFGSPGAGSTNTTYIIGHSWEGLDAPFNHLSSAAAPGDRFAVTTATGVVEYTVDSVATYRKSTLKDSSVWTAVPNRIVLISCYTEDLWGVNLVVTASPAAGK; encoded by the coding sequence ATGGCCAGCCACTGCAAGACCCGGCAATTCCACGGCGGGGCCCCGCGCAGCCTGATCCTGGGCCGCCGGGACTGGCTCCTGCTGGCGGCCTGCATCGTCGGGTTGCTGGTGGCCTGGCTCGTCTATGGCGCAATCGGTCCAGATGACGGGCGGTCCCTCGCCGGAAGTGCAGGAACGGGGATACCAACCGCCTCGGCCCCGGCCATTCCGGCCACTCCGGCCAGCGGCCCTGCCCAGTCGCGCCCTGCCCAGTCCGGCCCTGCCTCCTTCGGCGACGCCCTGGCCGTGCCGCCCGCGACAGGCCGGCCGGCCGGCGCCCCGCGGGCGGCACCCGGCCCTGTTGCCTCCGCACCGCAACGCATTTCGTACCCGGCGGCAGGCATGGACGTTGTGGTTCATCCCCTGCAACCGGACGCTGATAGCCAGAGCATTGTGCCACCGGAGACGATGGACGGATATTGGCTCTCGACCTTCGGCAGCCCGGGGGCGGGCTCGACGAATACCACGTACATCATCGGCCACAGCTGGGAGGGGCTGGACGCGCCCTTCAACCATTTGAGCTCGGCAGCCGCTCCCGGCGACCGATTCGCCGTGACCACGGCAACGGGTGTCGTGGAGTACACGGTGGATTCCGTGGCCACCTATAGGAAGTCGACGCTCAAAGACAGTTCGGTCTGGACAGCGGTTCCCAACCGGATAGTCCTGATCAGCTGCTACACGGAGGACCTCTGGGGCGTGAACCTTGTGGTCACGGCTTCCCCCGCTGCCGGGAAGTGA
- a CDS encoding 3-isopropylmalate dehydrogenase, with the protein MSASTIDLAVIPGDGIGPEVIAEALKVLEKAAAAEGIVLEQTHYKLGAEHWLETGETLPEETLADLRTRDAILFGAVGAAPGDTRIPSGIIEREMLLKLRFSLDHFVNLRPSRLYSGVGSPLANPGEIDFIVVREGTEGPYVGNGGALRAGTPHEVATEVSLNTAYGVERVVRDAFRRASARDRKHVTLVHKHNVLVYAGHLWKRTVEAVAQKFPDVTHDYLHIDAATIFMVTDPARFDVIVTDNLFGDIITDLAAAVTGGIGLAASGNINMERTAPSMFEPVHGSAPDIAGQQKADPTAAILSGALLLDHLGFARAARKIEAAVVADVENRDGGFRSTSAIGDAIAAAL; encoded by the coding sequence ATGAGCGCATCCACGATTGATCTGGCAGTTATCCCGGGCGACGGTATCGGACCCGAGGTCATAGCCGAAGCCCTGAAGGTCCTGGAAAAGGCCGCCGCCGCCGAGGGGATCGTGCTGGAGCAGACCCACTACAAGCTGGGTGCGGAGCACTGGCTCGAGACCGGCGAGACCCTTCCAGAGGAAACCCTGGCCGACCTGCGCACCCGGGATGCCATCCTCTTCGGAGCCGTGGGTGCGGCCCCGGGTGACACCCGGATCCCCTCAGGCATCATCGAGCGCGAGATGCTCCTCAAGCTGCGCTTCAGCCTGGACCACTTCGTCAACCTGCGTCCCTCCCGGCTGTACTCCGGCGTCGGCAGCCCGCTCGCCAACCCCGGAGAAATCGACTTCATCGTCGTGCGCGAAGGCACCGAGGGCCCCTACGTCGGCAACGGCGGCGCCCTGCGCGCCGGGACCCCGCACGAGGTTGCCACCGAGGTGTCGCTCAACACGGCCTACGGTGTGGAGCGGGTGGTACGGGACGCGTTCCGCCGCGCCAGTGCCCGCGACCGCAAACATGTCACCCTGGTCCACAAGCACAACGTGCTGGTCTACGCCGGCCACCTGTGGAAACGCACCGTCGAGGCTGTGGCGCAGAAATTCCCGGACGTCACGCACGATTACCTGCACATTGATGCCGCCACCATCTTTATGGTCACCGACCCCGCCCGCTTCGACGTGATCGTCACGGACAACCTCTTCGGCGACATCATCACCGACCTCGCCGCCGCGGTCACCGGCGGCATCGGCCTCGCCGCATCCGGCAACATCAACATGGAACGCACCGCACCCTCCATGTTCGAGCCGGTCCACGGTTCGGCCCCGGACATCGCCGGCCAGCAGAAGGCCGATCCCACGGCCGCCATCCTCTCCGGCGCGCTCCTGCTGGACCACCTGGGCTTTGCCCGCGCCGCCCGGAAGATCGAGGCGGCCGTCGTCGCGGACGTCGAAAACCGCGACGGCGGCTTCCGCAGCACAAGCGCCATCGGGGACGCCATAGCGGCCGCCCTGTAG
- a CDS encoding branched-chain amino acid aminotransferase: protein MTQTAHGVEFTQQLSATPKSAEERAAILANPGFGNYFTDHTAIVDYSVGADGKGSWHDARIEAYGPISLDPSAAVLHYGQEIFEGLKAYRHADGSIWTFRPEANAARLNQSARRLALPELPEEYFLEAIRQLVSVDKEWVPSGDGEALYLRPFMIATEAFLGVRAAREVSFRVIASPAGNYFGGELKPVSIWISREYARAGRGGTGAAKCGGNYAASLIAQQEAEAHGCKQVLFLDQFNDNAVEELGGMNVFFVMKDGSLVTPALTGTILEGVTRSSVIQVAEDMGRAVAERKITLDEWRDGVASGDIAEVFACGTAAVITPIGVLKDNTEFIGSEDAKAGETTMAIRATLLGIQTGTVEDTHGWLTRLA, encoded by the coding sequence ATGACCCAGACTGCCCATGGCGTCGAATTCACCCAGCAGCTTTCGGCAACCCCGAAGTCCGCTGAAGAACGTGCTGCCATCCTGGCGAACCCGGGATTCGGCAACTATTTCACCGACCACACCGCGATTGTCGACTACAGTGTCGGCGCCGACGGCAAGGGCAGCTGGCACGATGCGCGCATTGAGGCCTACGGACCGATCTCCCTCGACCCGTCCGCCGCGGTGCTGCACTACGGCCAGGAGATCTTCGAAGGGCTCAAGGCCTACCGCCACGCCGACGGGTCCATCTGGACGTTCCGCCCGGAGGCCAATGCCGCCCGCCTGAACCAGTCCGCCCGCCGCCTGGCCCTCCCCGAGCTTCCGGAGGAGTACTTCCTGGAAGCCATCCGCCAGCTGGTCTCCGTGGACAAGGAATGGGTGCCCTCCGGCGACGGCGAAGCCCTGTACCTGCGCCCGTTTATGATCGCCACCGAGGCGTTCCTGGGTGTCCGCGCGGCCCGCGAGGTCTCCTTCCGTGTCATCGCCTCCCCGGCGGGCAACTATTTCGGCGGCGAACTGAAGCCCGTCTCGATCTGGATCTCCCGCGAATACGCCCGCGCGGGCCGCGGCGGAACCGGTGCCGCCAAGTGCGGCGGCAACTACGCAGCCTCGCTCATCGCCCAGCAGGAGGCCGAGGCGCACGGCTGCAAGCAGGTCCTCTTCCTGGACCAGTTCAACGACAACGCGGTCGAGGAACTCGGCGGCATGAATGTCTTCTTCGTCATGAAGGATGGCTCGCTCGTCACCCCGGCGCTGACCGGCACCATCCTCGAGGGCGTCACCCGGTCCTCGGTGATCCAGGTGGCCGAGGACATGGGCCGCGCCGTCGCCGAGCGCAAGATCACCCTGGACGAATGGCGCGACGGCGTGGCCTCCGGTGACATCGCCGAGGTCTTCGCCTGCGGTACCGCCGCCGTCATCACCCCCATCGGCGTCCTGAAGGACAACACGGAGTTCATCGGATCCGAGGACGCCAAGGCGGGGGAGACCACCATGGCCATCCGCGCGACGCTCCTCGGCATCCAGACCGGCACCGTGGAAGACACCCACGGCTGGCTCACCCGCCTGGCCTAG
- a CDS encoding MBL fold metallo-hydrolase produces the protein MTTENTSSIRRSSELTRFRLAPNPGPMSLAGTNSYLIAAPGSPGVVVVDPGPLDEGHLQELTRYGAVELILITHRHADHTAAAARFAELTGAPVRAADPAHCHGGDPLRDGEVLHAAGVEIRVLATPGHTSDSVCFHLPGDGARGAVLTGDTILGVGTTVLDYPDGTLGDYLGSLDRLENLGPATVLPAHGPVLPELDAVARAYREHRQGRLAQIRTALEALGEDAGPDAVTDVVYADVDASVRRAAELSVAAQLDYLRSGSR, from the coding sequence GTGACCACGGAAAACACCTCCTCCATCCGCCGCAGCAGCGAACTCACGCGCTTCCGCCTCGCACCGAATCCGGGACCGATGAGCCTGGCAGGCACCAACTCCTACCTGATCGCCGCTCCCGGCTCGCCCGGCGTCGTGGTCGTGGATCCGGGACCCCTCGATGAGGGCCACCTCCAGGAACTCACGCGGTACGGCGCGGTGGAGCTCATCCTCATCACGCACCGGCATGCCGACCACACGGCGGCCGCGGCCCGTTTCGCCGAACTCACCGGCGCCCCCGTCCGTGCAGCCGATCCCGCGCACTGCCACGGGGGAGACCCGCTGCGGGATGGCGAGGTGCTGCACGCCGCGGGAGTGGAGATCCGGGTGCTGGCGACGCCGGGCCACACCTCCGACTCGGTCTGCTTCCACCTGCCCGGGGACGGCGCCCGCGGCGCCGTGCTGACGGGGGACACGATCCTGGGCGTCGGTACCACCGTCCTGGACTACCCCGACGGCACACTGGGCGATTACCTCGGCTCCCTGGACCGGCTGGAGAACCTGGGCCCGGCCACCGTCCTGCCGGCCCACGGTCCCGTGCTGCCCGAACTGGACGCCGTGGCCCGTGCCTACCGCGAGCACCGGCAGGGACGCCTCGCGCAGATCCGCACCGCCCTGGAGGCCCTGGGGGAGGACGCCGGACCGGACGCCGTGACCGACGTCGTCTACGCGGACGTCGACGCCTCAGTGCGCCGGGCGGCGGAACTCTCCGTGGCCGCCCAGCTCGACTATCTGCGGTCCGGCAGCAGGTAG